The region ATGGATGCATTGGCGAGCTTTCCCCTTTTCACCAGACTTTCGGTTACTACGCCCATGGCATAGGCCCTGAGACCGCCAAAAATCTTCCCAAAGGGTGGGAGCAGCGACTGATCCCTCTACAGAGTCCTAACACCAGGGGCATAACCGGATGGTGTCTTGATATCCATGACTTAGTCCTTGGTAAATACGTTTCCGGCAGAGAAAAAGATCTTGCCTTTAACAGCCAGATTATTAATCAGGGTTTGGTTTCCCAAAAAATATTACTGGAAAGGATAAAATTTTTAGAGGTTCCGGAATTAGTAAAAGACCAAATAAATCGTAAAATAAAAGCTGATACAGGAGGGTAAACATGGCAGTGGATAAGATTCAGATTCGAACGATGGCCGACATTGAGGCTATGGAGAAGACCCCTATCAAAGAAAGACTCACGGCTTTAAACACTTATGATTTGCTGAAGAACGGGGCGGCCATCAACCCCGAGGCCCCGGCCGTCAGTTTTTTCCTGACCGGGGAAGGCTATGCCTCTCCGTTAAAGATAAGCTACCGGGATTTCATGTCCAACATAACCCGGGCCGCCAATCTCTTTCATGATCTCGGGGTGGGGCCCAATGATGTTATCTCCTACCTTCTCCCCAACCTTCCGGAGACCCACTACGTGCTCTGGGGAGGCGAGGCCGCCGGGATCGTCAATCCCATTAATTCATTACTGGCCCCGTCAACCATCCGGGACATCTGTCAGGCCGCCGGCACCAAGGTCCTGGTGGCCCTGGGTGAGCTTCCCGGAGCGGATATTTGGGAGAAGGTTAATTTGATCAAGAAGGAAATCCCGGGGTTGAAAGCGATTATCCGGGTCATGGGACCCGGGGACGAAAAAGAAGGGATTTACAGTTTTGGAGAGCTTCTTCCCCGCTATCCCGGAGACCGGCTGGTCTCCGGCCGGATCATCAACCCTGAAGACCCGGCCTCCATGTATCACACCGGCGGCACCACCGGAACCCCTACGCTGGCCCCCCATACGCACTATAATGAAGCGGTCATGGCCCAGATCATGGGCCTGGGGGCCGAGCTCTATGCCGGCGAGACGACCATGTGCGGGCTGCCCCTTTTCCATGTCAACGGCACCACGGTGACCGGTTCATTCCCCTTTTCCATCGGGGCCCATGTGGTCATCCTTTCGGCCAGGGGCTACCGGGATCCCATGGTCATGAAAAATTTTTATAAGATTGTCGAACATTACCGGGCCGTGACCTTTTCGGCTGTGCCGACCATCCTGTCCGTGCTCCTGGACATCCCCAAAGGAGAGGCGGACATTTCATCGCTGCGCTATCTGGTCTGCGGGGCGGCCCCGCTTTCCGTGGAGCTCTTCAAGCGCTTTGAGGCCCACAGCGGCATGAAGGTTATCGAAGGCTACGGTTTGACCGAAGGGACCTGTGCCTCGTGCATGAATCCTTTTCATGGCGAAAGGAAGATCGGCTCCATAGGTATGAGACTGCCCTATCAGGAGATGAAGATCTTTATTTCCGATGAAGATGGAAAATTCATCCGGGAGGCCGAAACCGATGAGATCGGGGAGGTCTGTATTAAAGGTCCCAATGTATTCAATGGGTATCTGGATCCGGCCCACAACAAAAAGATCTGGCCCCTGCCGGAATGGTTTAATACCGGCGACCTGGGAAGAAAGGATAAGGATAGTTATTTCTGGCTCACCGGTCGCCGAAAAGAACTCATCATTCGAGGCGGCCACAATATCGATCCGGCGATTATCGAGGAGCCCCTGTACCGCCTTTCCGATGTAAAGGTGGCGGCCGCCGTGGGCAGCCCTGACCCCTATGCCGGCGAGATTCCGGTAGCCTATGTGGAACTGAAAGAGGGGGCAAAAATCACCGAAGGCGAGATCCTGGAGTATCTTGGAAAAGAAGTGGGGGAACGGGCGGCCGTACCCAAGCAGGTCTATATCATTCCCCAGATACCCCTGACACCGGTGGGAAAGATCTTTAAACCGGCTCTCCGGTGGGAGAGCATCCGGAAGGTTTATCAGGGTGCCCTTTCGGTCCTTCAGGGACTGGTGGATCAGATGGAGGTCAAGGTCACCGAGGACAAGGTCCACGGATCGCTGGTCACTATAACCGTGACACCGGTCGGCGGCGTGTCGGAAGAGACCATCCGGGAAAAGGCCACCGAGGTCCTGGCCCCTTATACCGTTCGCTATCAATTGATTTTCGCAGGATAGAGCGGTCTTCTTTATTAAACCCTTATGACTCATTGAGTTACCACGAAGCCTGAAAATGATTTTCTA is a window of Deltaproteobacteria bacterium DNA encoding:
- a CDS encoding acyl-CoA synthetase, which encodes MDKIQIRTMADIEAMEKTPIKERLTALNTYDLLKNGAAINPEAPAVSFFLTGEGYASPLKISYRDFMSNITRAANLFHDLGVGPNDVISYLLPNLPETHYVLWGGEAAGIVNPINSLLAPSTIRDICQAAGTKVLVALGELPGADIWEKVNLIKKEIPGLKAIIRVMGPGDEKEGIYSFGELLPRYPGDRLVSGRIINPEDPASMYHTGGTTGTPTLAPHTHYNEAVMAQIMGLGAELYAGETTMCGLPLFHVNGTTVTGSFPFSIGAHVVILSARGYRDPMVMKNFYKIVEHYRAVTFSAVPTILSVLLDIPKGEADISSLRYLVCGAAPLSVELFKRFEAHSGMKVIEGYGLTEGTCASCMNPFHGERKIGSIGMRLPYQEMKIFISDEDGKFIREAETDEIGEVCIKGPNVFNGYLDPAHNKKIWPLPEWFNTGDLGRKDKDSYFWLTGRRKELIIRGGHNIDPAIIEEPLYRLSDVKVAAAVGSPDPYAGEIPVAYVELKEGAKITEGEILEYLGKEVGERAAVPKQVYIIPQIPLTPVGKIFKPALRWESIRKVYQGALSVLQGLVDQMEVKVTEDKVHGSLVTITVTPVGGVSEETIREKATEVLAPYTVRYQLIFAG